The nucleotide sequence TCTTCAGGGGATGCTGCCTGGGTCAACAACATGACAGCAACCTTTACTCATGAGAGACTTCGAGTCAGAACCACCTACCCAAATCCATCATTTCCCTGACTTCTATAAATTGTGTCatacatatttgttattttaagccattaagttttatggtaatttttaaatggaaaaatacatgaTCATAGGTAAAActataattaatagaaaaatctAATGCCAATAATATTTACCATTGATTGACCGtaaaaactccattaattatttgctttccatttatatttattttgggatttctttTTGAAGAGAATGGCAGCTGTGACAGCATACTGTTAATATTACCCTTGTATCGTGCTTTACCATGTCATCTCTGAAGAATATTACAGACCATTTTGGAGCATGGTGAATAAGAAATTTTTACCTTAGGAGTTCACTTGAatagtcatttttatatttgtgacTGCAAGTCACTTTTAGGGGCTGTACTTCCTTAGTACTGGTAGCATTATTATCCAATGGACTTTTATAGCTTTCattaggttttcttttgtttttgttctttaaagaacattttacttaacttagtatttcatttttcatctatatTATGAGGCAGTAAGAGTCTTCTGTTTTTCCAAAGTTGAGActgctttatatttatttcatattgtcTACAGCTGTAGTGTTCAATACattagccactggccacatgtggttatttaaataagataaaataaaaattggctgggcgtagtggctcatgcctgtaatcccagcactttgggaggctgaggcgggcagatcatgaggtcaggagatcgagaccatccttactaagacggtgaaacccccatctctattaaaaatacaaaaaattagccgggcgtggtggcgggcgcctgcagtcccagctactcaggaggctgaggcaggagaatggcgtgaacctgggaggcagagtttgcagtgagccgagatggcgccactgcactccagcctgggggacagagcgagactcccatctcaaaaaaaaaaaaaaaaaaaattaaaaattaagttatttagttgcactagccatatttcaaatACTTGATGgatacatgtggctagtggctaacATAATGGATAGcacagatataaaacatttcctcGTCATATAAAGTTCTGTTGGATAGTGCTGGTCTGTAGCTTATAGGATGGTATCTTAGTCTGCTTCAGCTGCTAAAACAGAATACCATAAATTAGGTAGCTTAAACAGTAGATAttttgaccaggtgtggtggcttatgcctgtattcctaacactttgggaggccgaggcaggtggataacttgagctcaggagtttgagactagcctgggcagcatggcaaaaccttgtctctacaaaaattagctgggcatggtggtgcacgcctgtagtctgagctacttgggaggctgaggtgggagaattgcttgaacctgggaggcggaggttgcagtgagccatgatcgcaccactgtactccagcctggatgacagaatgagactctgtctcaaaaaaaaaaacaaacaaaaaacaagagatgtttcttacagttctggagactggaagtgcaagatcaaagtgttggcaaaTTACGTTTCTTAAAGAGGGCCTGCTTCCTAGATTGGAAATGGCCATCTTCTCTCACTATCCTCACATGGTAGGGAGAAAAGCAGCTctagtgtctcttcttataaaggaaGTAATGCCACCATAGGGGCTCTattctcatgacctcatctaaacctaattctCTCCTAAAGGCCACGCCTCCCAATATcctcaccttgggggttagggctttatcatatgaatttttttttttttttttttttttgagacagagtctcgctctgtctgtcacccaggctggagtgcagtggcacaatctcggctctctacaagctccgcctcctgggttcacgccattctcctgcgtcagcctcctcagtagttgggactaaGGTGCCCGCCGCtgcgcacggctaattttttgtatttttagtagagacggggttttaccatgttagccaggatgatctcgatctcctgacctcgtgatccacccgcctcggcctcccaaagtgctgggattgcaggcatgagccaccgcgcccggcctatcatatgaattttgagggaacacaaaCATGCAGTCTGTAGCAGATGGTAATCGGCTGATATATTGCACTTGTTGATGTAAATCTGATAGGTTTCTTTCTCTCCAAGgacagcttttaaaatatttaacaataccTATAATTTTTCAGGTTCTGTGAGAATTTTGTAATTTATAAGTTGCAAACTTAAAataatctataatctattttgtcctaacaattacaaatatattttttatttaagattaTATGTATTCCTACCAGATGGAGATAATtacagctttaaaattttttattttttcattttatttcacatattgacattaaatttttattgacacataataattgtacatatatatggggtacaatgtgatgttttaatacatgtactcaatgtgtaatgatcaaatcagggtaatttgcATAATGATTTTTCTGTAGGGAGAAAATTCAAAATCTACTCCTCTggctattttcaaatatataatatgttattgtTAAGTATACTCATCCTACTATGCAATAggacaccagaacttattcctggGTTCTACATCTGTTTATTAAGCCAACCAAGGATTGGAaatattgggggaaaaaatggcATCTGTACTGagcatgtacagacttttttcttgtccttATTCCTTACACAATATAGTACAATAACTATTTGCGTGACATTTACATCGGATATTATGAGTGATCTAGAGTTGATATGAAGTTTATGGGAGGATGTGCAAAGGTGATGTGcaaatactatgtcattttatGTCAGGGACTTGAGTATCCTTTGTTatcctcaggagatcctgaaacTAgtcccccatggatactgagggctGACTGTATAGTCCTATCCTCACGGAACTTTCATTCTAATGAGGGAAGACTGactacaaacaaaatatatataataggtgGTGGTAAGTACCGTGGAGAAGTAACAAATGGGGCACAGTGAGTTATACAGCTCCATTCTTAGAAACCTTGGTGTACTTTTCTTAGTTTATACTCGTGGTGGTTTCCTTTTGTCTCCTTTATTACATGGGACTCTGACATGTGCCCATAGCTAGGGTGGCAGTAGGATCTACGCGATAGTAGGGTGGCAGTAGCATCTACCCGAAAAGCATCCTGCTGATACAGGACCAAAGCATCCTGTTGTTCTCCAGCCTATAAAAAGAGCTAATGGTCTTGCTTCTCTTAACTGTGGCCTCCTACACTGTGTTTTGGATGATTGGTGATGTCTTGgatattctgtttctttggaacTTTGAATATACAACACTTTACTAGGGAATTAGCAATGGAAGCAGAGCAAAGATGTACAGAGGAAACAATGCATAACTCTGATGGAATTGAAGTCATGAGGCAGCAGAGAGCTTAAATAGGCAGAGTGGGAGGGTTAGAGGAAATTTAATTGGGAGTAACAGAAGTAATAGTTAACGGAGCCAGAATGCTTGAGTCATATAATTGCAAAGCAGAGTTGGGAGCAACAGATGCTAAAGAGTAGTTGCTGTAGTTCCTCTTTGGGTCGTAGGAGCAGTTGTCATATTACTATATAGCTACTGAATGAAGAAGAGTTCTTAGTGAGGCCTGGGTGAACAGCTCTTCTTAGTATTCTGTGTGACCCCATTTGACCTTTTAACAAATccctaagtaaataaatagcccCCAAGGTAAACTAAGTTTTTCTCTGCCATTTTTTGCTTGAGAGAGCTATAACTGTAATAGACTTACATTTCTGAACATTTTAGTGCTTGCCaatatttggtaatatttatGTTTCCTATATTTGTAATGCACATTCTTCTTCCGGtacattttttgttaaattattgtTTCATGCATAAAAGTTCACCTTTTATTGTATAAAATTGACTCAGATTAATTCATACACATTGACAATGGGTAAATAGAATTTTTCAGATTATTAAAAGCTGAAGGATGCCCGtataagcaacaaaaaaaaaaaaaaagaaaaaaccaacaaaaataaacccaaaccCCTCAAACAATTTCGAACACAAAACATTCTTCTCATGCCGGCATCCCTGCTTGCAGGTGTGAAGGGGGCAGGAATCAGCGAGGTGACCTGGGCTGAGTCCCGGGAGTGGGAAGAGGTGGCAAGAAGGGGATCTGAGGAGGAGAACAGGGGTCCTGGTGGTCTGTGCTTCTTCCCAGACACGGGAGCTGTAGAGGAGACCTCTGCAGCAGATACTAGGGGGGCCACTAGGCCCAGGCAGTCTTGGGACTTGGGTCTGTCCTGCTGTGCATCCATAGTGGGTGCTTTAGAAACGGGAGGCCCACCCGAAGCCCCTGTTGCAAGTGAGGACAAAGTGTGGGAAGGCCGTGAGGGTCTGCAGTCCGAGATGGCCTTGTCCTCAACGTGCAGTGCACTGTTGATGCGGGGCCTAGAGGCCTGGGATCTGGGGGAGCCACCCCTGGGGGCGAGTGTCTGCCCTGGTGCTGTATCTGCCTTTTCACAGCGGGTGTGACCCGAAGAGACAGCCTGAGGTCCGTCCTCACTCACTGTGTTTGAGGAACTGAGGGCCAGCTGGCAGTGGGATGAGGCTGGCCCCCTCCTCCGCTTTAGTTCCGGGAGGCCTTCCGTAGAGCTGTGGGAGCTGGAGCTGGCATTTCGTTTGAGGCAGGATCTGGTCCGGGAGGTCTGGGATCTCTGGTTATATCTCACTTCTGACCTCTGGGCACGTGCTGCAGCTGTGGCTGAGGCCAAGAAATGTGAGGGGCCTCCATCCACTGCATTGAGTAGTGACCCCGACGTGGGGTTCAATGTGGAGGGGGGAGgggctgctgctgcagctgcaggAGCCGAGGTGCCAGGCCTTGTTCTTCTCATGCTGGCATCCCTGCTTGCAGCTGTGAAGGGGGCAGGAATCAGCGAGGTGACCTGGGCTGAGTCCCGGGAGTGGGAAGAGGTGGCAAGAAGGGGATCTGAGGAGGAGAACAGGGGTCCTGGTGGTCTGTGCTTCTTCCCAGACACGGGAGCTGTAGAGGAGACCTCTGCAGCAGATGCTAGGGGGGCCACTAGGCCCAGGCAGTCTTGGGACTTGGGTCTGTCCTGCTGTGCATCCATAGTGGGTGCTTTAGAAACGGGAGGCCCACCCGAAGCCCCTGTTGCAAGTGAGGACAAAGTGTGGGAAGGCCGTGAGGGTCTGCAGTCCGAGATGGCCTTGTCCTCAACGTGCAGTGCACGGTTGATGCACTGGAATGCCTCCTCTTTTTCCAGGTGCAGGTCTTCAGCCGTGACCCGGTACCCCAGCTCTAAGGGAGGTGGCAGCATCAAAGGCTCCCCTCGCCTGCGTGGCAGCAGGGGAATCTTGCGTCTACGGGGCCTAGAGGCCTGGGATCTGGGGGAGCCACCCCTTGGGGCGAGTGCCTGCCCTGGTGCTGTATCTGCCGCCTTTTCACACCGTGTGTGACCCAAAGAGACAGCCTGAGGCCTGTCCTCACTCACTGTCTTTGAGTAACTGAGGGTCAGCTGGCAGCGGGATGAGGCTGGCCCCCTCCTCTGCTTTAGCCCCGGCAAGCCTCCCGTGGAGCTGTAGGAGCTGGAGATGGCATTTTGTTTGGTGTTCGAGCTCCTCCAGGGGGTCTGGGATGTCTGGTTATATCTGATTTGTGAGCTCTGGGCATGGAGGTCTGTCTGCTGAGGCCCGGGCCTGGGCACAAAGGGAGAGAGGCCTCCATTGTCCCGCAGGGGCCGAAATGCAGACCGTGCATCCCCGGTGACCTCGGGGACCGTTCTCTGATCATCAGGATTTTCTTGGACTCTGGGGTCCTTGTCCTGCTCAGGCATCCCTGCCCCGCTCTCCTTGAGGGCCCTCAACACTATCTTCCCTGGACACAAGTCTGGGGACAGCCGGGTGTTGTGGACCCCAAAGGGGTGACTACCTGCTCCTGGGCCCCACAGAGTCCTTGTGCTCAGTGTAGTGGCTGAGCTGGGGGACGCCCTGGAACTCGGAGCACACAGCACTGGCTTACTGTGGTACCTGTGCAGTGAAATTGAAGGCAGAATCACGGGGATGGAACACAGGTCTTGCAGGATGACGGAAAACCTTCTTAGAGTTGTCTTGACGCCACTGATGTCGAGTGTCCGGGTGCTTGTAGGATGGCCTGCCACTCAGTCCAGGGGCAGGAGCAACGGGGAGATCCCACAAGCAAAGTGAACTGGGGGGTGGGCTGAAGGGGCTCCAGGCAACCGAGCCCTACTCGCAGGTCCTCGGCCTTGGCCCAAACAGGAATGAGGGGCACAGAGTGCCCGGGTAACCGCTCCTGGGAGCAGTGGGGAACCGTCGGATGCTTGAACTCTCGAGAGCTGGGCTCTGAGCGTCCTCATCCAGCTGCCAACTCGGCCAAAGGCTAAGCCAGCAGACTCTTCTGTTGCCGGGCAACGCACCTCCTAAACCTGAGGGAGTGGGCATGTGAGCACATAATGGCACCAGTGACAGAGCGACCATAATGGATTAATAAGCACAGCCAGGTACCCGCACAAGGCACTTGCTGGCAATGGCGGGAGGCGGACGTGGGGGGTCGTGCAATAGGTACTGGAGGGAGAGACGCGGGCACAGAGGTCGCGGGAGGAGCAGGTGCCCACAGTGGCTGCAGATCTGCCCGTGGATCACTGAAGATTCCTGCTCTCCTGctgaggtggagactgcagtgagctgagatcgcaccattgcactccagcctgggcaacaagtgcaaaactcagtctccagataaaaaaaaagaaaaagaaaaagaaaacaaagaggctgggtgtggtggcttatgcctataatcctagcactttgggaggtcggggtggacggatcacgagatcgggagttggagaccagcctggccaacatagtgaaaccccgtctctagtaaaaatacaaaatttagtcagacatggtgggcaggagagagcatgtgcaggggaactcccattgaTAAAACCgtcagacctcatgagacttattcactaccatgagaacagcatgggggaaactgcctccatgattcaattatctccacctggccccacccttgacacatgggaatggttacaattccagatgagatttgggtggggacagagccaaaccatataattcttccccggcccctcccaaatctcatgtcctcacatttcaaaagcaatcatGCCTTCCCCAAAGTCCCCCAAactcttatttcagcattaactcaaaattccatagtccaaagtctcatctgagacaaggcaagtcccttccacctaggagcctgcaaaatcaaaagcaagttagttattttctagatacacagggatacaggcattgggtaaatacactcgtttcaaatgggagaaattggccaaagcgaaagagctacaggccccatgcaagtccaaaacccagcaggcaaatcttaaagctccaaaatgacctcctttgactccatgtgtcACATCTAggtgatgcaagaagtgggttccCAGGGTCTTGGGCAGCCCCGCCCCTgcggctttgcagggtacagccccccttcTGGctgcattgagtgtctgcagcttttccaggcacacagtgcaagctgtcagtggatctaccattctggggtctggaggatggtggcccttttctcacagctctgcttggcagtaccccagtgggaactctgtgtgggggctccaaccccatatttccctttgACACTGCCCTACCAGAGGTTATCCATGAGGgccccccccctcccccccacagcaaacttttgcctggatttccaggcattttcatacatcttctgaaatctaggcggaggttcatgaaccttaattcttgacttcagagcatctgcaggcttaacaccacctAGAACCTGAAAGGCTTGgaacttgcaccctctgaagccatggcctgaggtgtaccttggccccttttaccTATGGCAGGAGCAGCTGGgttgcagggcaccaagttcctaggctgcacacagcagggggttcTGGACCCACAAAACCAATTTTCCTTCTAAgcctcctggcctgtgatgggagggtctgcCGTGAGGGTctctaacatgccctggagacgtttgccccattgtcttggtgattaacatttggctcctcattacttatgcaaatttctacaaccCAGTCTCctgagaaaatagatttttcttttctgttgcatcatcaggctacaaattttctgaacttttatgctctgcttcttctcgaatgctttgctgcttagaaatttcttctgtcagataccttaaatcatctctctcaagttcaaagttccacagatctctagggaactctagaaaaaaattcttattttcactCTTTCCCGCCTATCTTATGCCCGTTTCTAATACAGGTGCACAATGCCTGCAGTGTCTTTGCATAGTAAGAGTGACTTTACTCCATTTCCCAACAAACTCCTCATCTCCCTCTGAGACCACCTccgcctggaccttattgtccatatcactattaacattttggtcaaagccattcaacaagtctctaggaagttccaaactttccaacattttcctatcctcttctgagccttccaaagtgttccAGCCTCTCCctgttacccatttccaaagttgcttgcacattttcgggtatctttacagcagcaccccactctactggtatcaacttattgtattagtctgttctcacactgcaaataaagacatacctgagactgggtaatttataaaggaaagaggttgaattgactcacagttctgcatggctggggaggcctcacaatcatggtggaaggcaaggaggtgcAAAAGCATGTCTCACATAGTGGCAGGCaggagagagcatgtgcaggggaactcccatttataaaaccatcagatctcatgagacttattcactaccacgagaacagtatggggggaaccatccccatgattcagttatctgcacctggccccacccttgacacgtgggaattattacaatgcaaggtgagatttgggtggggacccatccaaactatatcagtatgTTTTGACTTCTTGCTTGATTGCTAGGTTGCATAGaggacaaacatggaaattaatgAAGTACCTTAATATCTGGCTTCAGATCTTAGACAGGATCAGAAGGCCAGCTCAAATTTGCAAGGAGGAGAGGTAGATCCCACCATTTTATGGGTGAATggcaaaatcaaacagaaattatgTGGGATGGGAGATACTGATGCAGGCGTCTTTGGAAACATTCTACTTAGCTAATTTTATGCTAGGCTTTAGgtcaagaaggagagagagagctgaCATGCTGTGGtacacacttatagtcccagcgacttggaaagctgaggcaggaggattgcttgatcccaggagtttgaggtagtGTGCGATGATCGTTCTTGTGAATAGCCActagccactgaactccagcttgggcaacattgagacaccctgtctcttaatttaaaaaaaaaaaaaagaggaggaaagaaagtggTCTCagtttttattgtaaatatttttaatgggataatgatattttaagattaatgtatattgtatatcaGTTAACTATAGgtcaataattatataaaacttaAGGTacgaaaaacatttatttttgctaaCATATCTGTGAGTTGACTGTTCTTGGCTTGGTGAGGCTGCAAGCTGCAGATAGAGTCTAGGtatgttttctgtgtgtttgttccCCCTTGGATCAGTGGACTACCTGAGAATGTGTTTTTGTCACAGTGATAGAATCACAAGGAAACTCCAGTTCTGGAAGTACATTTTAAGCCGTTGCTTCTATCATGTCCACTAACATTCAGTCAGTCAAAGCACATACCTTGTCCATGGCTAACATTGATAGTATAGATAAATATACCTGATCTCTAGCAGGAGGAACTGCATTGTCTTGGGGAAAGGTTGTAGATATAGGGAGGGGTGATGAGTTGGGAACAATAATGTAGTCTGCCACAAACATATTAAAGTGTAACTGGATATGGTTGCTGCAGAATTTTGAacatttgttttaattgtgatttttacTCTTTTCCCCCTATCTAGTGCCCTTTTGTAATACAGTAATTCTCATGATTTTTGTCTGAATTGAAATCTTCTATGAGATTAGATTGTCTACGAAAATACAGTCGATCCTCCTTGTTTTCAGCTTTTGTATTTGTGAACTCACCTACTATTATTTGCAACCCCCACATCAGTACTCACAGCACTTTCATAGTCATGTGTTTGCATAGAGTGTCAAAGAATTTGAGTTTGAACAGGATGATATTCTGCCTTCTTTTTCAGCTGTCATACAATAGTCAGGTATCCTTTTTGTGGTCTATTTAATGCCATGCTTTTCCTATTTTTGTACTGTTTGTTGGTTGTTTTGCCATTTAAATTAACCCCCAAGCATAGTGCTGAAGTGCTGCTTAGCATTCACAAGTCCAAGAagtctgtgatgtgccttacagagaaaatacatgCATTAAATAAACTCCATTCAGGCGTGAGTGCTGTAGTGCCAttggctgtgagttcaatgttaatgaatgaacaatgtatattatttatttattcttcatttaattaattattattattttcagatagagtctcactctgttgctcaggctggagtgcagtggtgcagtcttggctcactgcaacctctgcctcctgggttcaagcgattcccctgccttagcctcccaggtagctaagactacaggcatgcgccaccatgcctggctaattttttttttttttttttttttgtagttttagtagagacggggtttcaccacgttggccaggctggtctcgaactccagacctcaaatgatctgcccgccttggcttcccaaagtgctgggattacaggcgttagccactgtgcctggccaacaatatatattaaataagcacACATACAACAAAAGTAGGTGTTGGTAAGCTTACAAAAATGTGACCAGTAGCTTGCTGAAACCtaactttttatttgttcatggaACTTTCTAGACCGTAACTACACTGAATAATGAGAATCTGCTGTAATCTTTTTAGGTGCTGTAGATGAGCCATTGGATTAAATTATTACACTATGTTTCAGACTGCTCTATGTTGAACCCTAGTGAAATGCCTCTCAAACCCTCATAAGGATCacaatctcatgtccttttttttgttattaaatgcCCAGTATGTGTTAGTGATTTAaacaaaattcaatttttttttttttttttttttgagacagagtctcgctctgtcacctaagctggagagtgcagtggcatgatctcggctcactacaacctctgcctcccgggttcaagcgattctcctgcctcagcatcctgagtagctgggattacaggcgcccgccaccacgctgggctaatttttgtatttttagtagag is from Pan troglodytes isolate AG18354 chromosome 4, NHGRI_mPanTro3-v2.0_pri, whole genome shotgun sequence and encodes:
- the LOC471522 gene encoding LOW QUALITY PROTEIN: putative POM121-like protein 1-like (The sequence of the model RefSeq protein was modified relative to this genomic sequence to represent the inferred CDS: deleted 2 bases in 1 codon), which translates into the protein MCKQLWKWVTGRGWNTLEGSEEDRKMLESLELPRDLLNGFDQNVNSDMDNKVQAEVVSEGDEEFVGKWSHPTSTRTLDISGVKTTLRRFSVILQDLCSIPVILPSISLHRYHSKPVLCAPSSRASPSSATTLSTRTLWGPGAGSHPFGVHNTRLSPDLCPGKIVLRALKESGAGMPEQDKDPRVQENPDDQRTVPEVTGDARSAFRPLRDNGGLSPFVPRPGPQQTDLHAQSSQIRYNQTSQTPWRSSNTKQNAISSSYSSTGGLPGLKQRRGPASSRCQLTLSYSKTVSEDRPQAVSLGHTRCEKAADTAPGQALAPRGGSPRSQASRPRRRKIPLLPRRRGEPLMLPPPLELGYRVTAEDLHLEKEEAFQCINRALHVEDKAISDCRPSRPSHTLSSLATGASGGPPVSKAPTMDAQQDRPKSQDCLGLVAPLASAAEVSSTAPVSGKKHRPPGPLFSSSDPLLATSSHSRDSAQVTSLIPAPFTAASRDASMRRTRPGTSAPAAAAAAPPPSTLNPTSGSLLNAVDGGPSHFLASATAAARAQRSEVRYNQRSQTSRTRSCLKRNASSSSHSSTEGLPELKRRRGPASSHCQLALSSSNTVSEDGPQAVSSGHTRCEKADTAPGQTLAPRGGSPRSQASRPRINSALHVEDKAISDCRPSRPSHTLSSLATGASGGPPVSKAPTMDAQQDRPKSQDCLGLVAPLVSAAEVSSTAPVSGKKHRPPGPLFSSSDPLLATSSHSRDSAQVTSLIPAPFTPASRDAGMRRMFCVRNCLRGLGLFLLVFSFFFFLAYTGILQLLII